In Paenibacillus kyungheensis, the following are encoded in one genomic region:
- the groES gene encoding co-chaperone GroES — protein sequence MIKPLGERVLVEAIEQEQTTSFGIVLPDSAKEKPQEGKIIAVGSGQLKDGVRIPLEVKEGDRVLFSKYAGTEIKFEGKEYLIMKESDIHAILS from the coding sequence ATGATCAAACCTTTAGGTGAACGTGTATTGGTAGAAGCGATCGAACAGGAACAAACAACTTCATTTGGTATTGTCCTTCCAGACTCTGCTAAAGAAAAGCCGCAAGAAGGCAAAATTATTGCTGTAGGTAGCGGTCAATTAAAAGATGGAGTGCGTATTCCTTTGGAAGTAAAAGAAGGCGATCGTGTCCTTTTCTCCAAATATGCTGGAACAGAGATTAAATTCGAAGGTAAAGAATATTTGATTATGAAAGAAAGCGATATTCACGCTATTCTATCTTAA